Proteins encoded within one genomic window of Cucumis sativus cultivar 9930 chromosome 3, Cucumber_9930_V3, whole genome shotgun sequence:
- the LOC101206411 gene encoding pentatricopeptide repeat-containing protein At3g16010, which translates to MNFTSLASKRSISSLHPLSTRIKQTENEIVQMFRVSTPSPEASNFSFNRKVLRRDPSVRTLDERFIRILKIFKWGSDAEKAIEVLKLKVDHRLVHQVLDIDVEIRAKIQFFKWAGKRQHFQHDSTTYMALIRCLEESGLVDEMWRTIQDMIRSPCSVGPAEWSEILKILGKAKMVNKALSVFYQIKGRKCNPTATVYNTLILMLMHEGHHEKIHELYNEICSEGNCSPDTITYSALISAFGKLERYDFAFRLFDEMKENGLHPTEKIYTTILAMYFKLNKVEAALRLVEEMKGKGCAPTVFTYTELIKGLGKVGRVDDAYSLFFNMLKDGCKPDVVLINNLINILGRAGRLEDALKLFGKMDSLQCAPNVVTYNTVIKAIFESKAPASEAALWFEKMKANGIAPSSFTYAILIDGFCKTNRVEKALLLLEEMDEKGFPPCPAAYCSLIDSLGRAKRYEAANELFQELKENCGRSSARVYAVMIKHFGNCGRLSDAVDLFCEMKKLGCSPDVYTYNALMSGMIRAGMIDEAHSLMRNMRENGCTPDIKSHNIILNGLAKTGGPKRAIEMFTKMKESEIMPDAVSYNTILSCLSRAGMFEMAAKLMREMKLKGFEYDSITYSSILEAVGKVDEDCSPTA; encoded by the exons ATGAATTTCACATCACTCGCTTCAAAGCGTTCCATCTCGTCTCTCCACCCTCTCTCTACCAGAATAAAGCAAACAG aaaatgaaattgttcaAATGTTTCGAGTGTCCACTCCAAGTCCCGAAGCCTCCAACTTCTCTTTCAATCGGAAGGTGCTGCGGAGGGATCCTTCTGTTCGTACTCTAGACGAGAGATTCATaaggattttgaaaattttcaaatgggGTTCTGATGCAGAGAAGGCGATTGAAGTACTGAAGCTCAAAGTTGATCACAGGTTAGTTCATCAAGTTTTGGACATTGATGTAGAAATTAGGGCTaaaattcaattcttcaaatGGGCTGGAAAGAGACAGCATTTCCAGCATGATTCCACTACGTATATGGCTTTAATTCGTTGTTTAGAGGAATCTGGACTTGTTGATGAAATGTGGAGGACAATCCAAGATATGATTCGTAGTCCATGTTCTGTTGGTCCAGCTGAATGGTCTGAAATTCTTAAAATCTTAGGAAAGGCAAAAATGGTGAACAAGGCATTGTCTGTGTTTTATCAGATTAAAGGTCGTAAATGCAACCCAACAGCAACAGTTTACAATACTTTGATCTTGATGCTTATGCATGAAGGTCACCATGAAAAGATTCATGAGCTCTACAATGAGATATGCAGTGAGGGTAACTGTTCCCCTGATACAATCACTTACAGTGCACTTATCTCGGCGTTTGGAAAACTAGAACGTTATGATTTCGCATTTCGACTATTTGACGAGATGAAGGAGAATGGCTTACACCCGACTGAAAAGATTTATACTACCATATTGGCAATGTATTTTAAGTTGAATAAGGTTGAGGCAGCTTTGCGTTTGGTTGAGGAGATGAAAGGAAAGGGTTGTGCTCCAACTGTTTTTACTTACACTGAATTAATAAAGGGGCTTGGGAAAGTTGGAAGGGTAGATGATGcttatagtttgttttttaatatgttgaaAGACGGTTGCAAGCCTGATGTTGTACTTATAAACAATTTGATCAATATATTGGGCAGGGCGGGTCGTTTGGAAGATGCTTTAAAGCTTTTTGGTAAAATGGATTCTTTGCAGTGTGCACCCAATGTGGTTACATACAACACTGTAATAAAAGCTATCTTTGAATCAAAAGCTCCAGCTTCTGAGGCTGCTTTGTGGTTTGAAAAGATGAAGGCAAACGGCATTGCTCCCAGTTCGTTCACGTATGCAATTCTTATTGATGGTTTCTGCAAGACAAATAGAGTTGAGAAGGCTTTATTGCTTCTTGAAGAAATGGATGAAAAGGGGTTTCCTCCATGTCCAGCTGCTTATTGCAGCCTGATCGATAGTCTTGGACGGGCAAAAAGATATGAAGCTGCAAATGAGCTATTTCAAGAACTAAAAGAGAACTGTGGACGCTCTAGTGCACGGGTATATGCTGTGATGATAAAACATTTTGGCAACTGTGGACGTCTAAGTGATGCTGTTGATCTTTTTtgtgaaatgaaaaaacttgGATGTAGCCCTGATGTTTATACTTATAATGCACTCATGTCAGGGATGATAAGGGCTGGAATGATTGACGAGGCTCATTCCTTGATGAGGAACATGAGAGAAAATGGTTGCACGCCAGACATAAAATCGcacaatattatattaaatggCTTAGCTAAGACTGGTGGCCCGAAGCGAGCAATTGAAATGTTTACAAAGATGAAAGAATCAGAGATCATGCCAGATGCAGTTTCGTATAATACCATACTTAGTTGTCTCAGTCGAGCTGGTATGTTTGAGATGGCTGCAAAGTTAATGAGAGAGATGAAGTTGAAAGGTTTCGAGTACGATTCCATCACTTACTCGTCAATCCTTGAAGCAGTTGGTAAAGTTGATGAAGATTGCAGTCCAACTGCTTAA